In Fulvia fulva chromosome 8, complete sequence, the DNA window AGCATTCACCCACAACAACCCAACTCCTCATCGAACACATACCTTCTCCAAATCCAGCATCTCCCCAAGCGGCATTCCCCAGCAAGCCAAGATCCTCTCATGCAACCCCTCCCACCCACTCCCATGGGCCGGCGGCGGGAACGCCTCGAACGTCGGACTATCGCCCGCAACAGCCGCGAAATAACAATCATGCAACCAGTCCCTCACTTCGTCTTCCTGCTTCGCACCCGCCCAGGCCTGAATTTTATCGTCGGGGCCTTCGGGGGCGAAGACGCGTTTGGCGATTGCGGTGTTGTGGGAAGAGGAGCGGGCGTAGTAATCTTCTGTAAACCCGGAGCGGATGAAGAGGATATCGCCGATCTGGATGTCGCCACCTTGAGAGGCGGGGCGGATGTCGATGCCTTGGGATTTGCCGGTGGCGGCGAGAGCAGAGTAGGAGATTTCGTGTTTGGTTGCGGAGTCGTATTTGATTCCTTGGGCTGTGGCCCAGGTGCGGTAGTCCAGCAATACTGTAACATCGTCAGTCCTGCAAGTTCGCCTTGAGATGAAGATTCTACTCACCGCCCCTACCCGCAAACCCATGCAAACTCCAATAATGAATACTATCCCTATCATTCGGACTCTCCCCATCAATATCAGCACCCGTAACGCCATTGTAGAACACCCCTTTCTCCTGATGCGCTACATGTCTGAATCCATCCCATTGGGTTCCACTCTGGGTGTTCAGAGAGTAGACATCATCGTACGCGAGATCCTTCCTCAGAGGTTTGATCTCGTGCTTGAAACTTTGCCGCCCAAAGGATGGAACCTCCGGAACGTTGAGGGGCAAATCAGTTCGAGCTAGCTCGCCGGTCTTGATCTCTGCTGCGGCGGCCTTGACACGAGTTGGGGTTAGGAGGTTGAGGCGGCCGATGTGGCTGGAGGGGATGAATGTCAGCGTTGCTGTCTGGAAACCAGGGAGATTGGCTTCTGTATGAGATCTTGCTTACTCGTCTTTGCCCCAGAACCATGCAGCGAACTTGGGAGCACCCTCAATGGCAGGGAGGTTATGGATAGTCGGGAACTCTGTAGAGTCTGGGTTCCAGGTTTCTGTAGCCATCTTGAACTCGTGATATCGAATTGAATGCCTTCTCTATTCGGCCTGCAGATCTCTTGCGCTTTTATGTTCAATAGACTGGATTCAGTAAGCAAAGTGGTGCGGCCGCGATGCTCCACGGTTATACCGAAAAATAGGAAAGGCGTTGGACTTATGCGACGACCAGTGCGATTTGTGCTTCAAGACGTGATAGATACGAAACATCGTTTTGTAATGTGCTGGATTTTCGCGTAATCGGATATTCAAGCTGTTGTTCCGCGGAATTCTACTGCCGAGTCAATGATGGGCTGTCAGCCCTAGGCGCTCTGCGATATGCTGCGCTTCGCATTTTCCGGTCAGTGATTGAGGTGATAAGCAAATGTCACGTCCTGTTAACAGCTCGACATACGGTGCACGTCCGGTCGTACTGTCTTGCGTTTGAGAGGTAGTGCGCCAAAATGCGAGACATGCTCGCAAACTGGTCTGTCAAGGGACTGATTCACTGAGAGGTATCTGGCAACATGATGGTATTCTATCGTTTCTATACAATTGTCATGTCTCATAAGCAATTGTGTCAGCTACTTACTGTCATCATCCAGCTTCGCGAACCAATACTCGCCCACTCTGCGGCCGATGTGTAGCATTGTGATTGTGTCTCAGACTCTCCTCATCGTTGCCTCTTCTATACGATGCCACAACATACGAGAATCGTCGTGTCTGATACTCACTCAAACTCCATCGTCACGTCTTCCGCTTCTGGATCATCCTGGATGAATAGAGTTGTGGCTGCAGTTGTCAGAGCCTGCCCATAGACTGCTGGATTCTGCTGCGTGGCTACAGTCTCCTTCTTATCGCGTCTCGCGAAGATCTCTGTGACCGATTGGCGTAACGAGGGTACTCCGGAGTCTGTTGTCGCTATGGAGCTTACTGAATTCCGTGCAGAAACATCCAAAGACATCCGGCTTCTCGGCGTTGAGGGCTCTGGTGTCGGCCTTTGTAGCCAGGTCGGCGAGGCGTACTGTTCGAGAGCTGTTCTGGAAGGCATTCGACTAGCCTTATTGGAAGTATCGACCAGGTCCTGCATCTCGGGCTCGATCCATAGGGCTTGGCAGTGTCTACCTTGCCCTTTCTCGCGCAGATCATTCATCTCTTGGAGATCGTTGTCTCTCCATCCTGCCTGTACGAGGTCGATCTTCTTGTGTATCCAATCGCTGGGCTCGTTCCTTTTCTTGGCGAGATCTGCCAGCTCTAATGCGAACATAGTGAGGCGTCCGTACTGCATGTCTTGGATGTGATCCGTGATACACTGCATACACTCAAACAGCGTCTCGCGATTCCTGGGCTGGCCGGAGTCGTGGGGTCCCGTGCAGTTTTTTGCGCAGACTTCAGGCGTGGCAGTACATACTGTGTGACCGCAGGTCAGCCGATGGCAAAGTGTGTTAGTGACACAAGGCATAGCAATGTGCGCATCGATGAAACTCGCTGCCACCGCGTTGATTGTCACTTCTGAGAATGGCTTCTCGATGATCTTCTTGGGCGATACCGCAGAGTTTTTTCTTGCGGCGCTAACAACGCTGGGCTTGTACACCGGATTGTCGCCTGCATCGATGTGCTTGAAGGCGATTCGCTCGCCTTCGTGTCTCCCTGGTAGATCATGTACGTTGGCTATCCGTGACCGGCGCGGATACCTCGCAAAGTCTTCACCACATCGTGGAGTGCGGAAGGCTGGAACAATCCGGCCATGTCTCCTCCTCGGGGCGGAAGGTGTGTCCATGACACTTCTGGAGTAGACTGAACTCGGGGTCGGTGTCTGTGGCGGACTCGGGGGCATATTGACGGTCGGTTGATTCGTGGTAGCTTCAACAAAAGACAATTTGCTATTGCACCGGCTGCAGTCTTGCTGTGATGTATGTCGCAAGCTTGAACGTCTGAGTATCTGGTCTGAAGACTCGAAAGTGGAAGAACGTCGTGAGGACCGTCGCCTTTTGTGTTGGCTTTGTCGTTTCGATGTCAAAGGCTCTTGTAAGAAAGCTTTGTGTGGTATGAGAATGTGATCGCCCTTGGCCGAGACAATGACTTGTGCCATAGGTAGGCATAGAAAGCCCTTGTGCGAAGAATCTTCCGTGGACTCCATCATGCCTGATGCACTCACGTGAGTTATGTGTTGTCAGCAAGATCATGAACACTGTATCATCAGTGAATGTCGCAAGACAAGCCACGAAGAGTGAACAGTGCAATGTTGTCGTTCAGGCGACCATAAGCCGGATACATCCGAGCGGTGTGTTGGCCAACGGGAATGGCTTCGACCGGGTTGCTGGGGTGTTTCTCAAGAGAGCAACACATTGAATGGCAAATTGTTAGCAAGACTCTGGCGTGCGTCCAACAAAGGCGATCACTCGAAATTCGAGACTCGCAGTTGGCTTTGAAGATCCTTCACGAGCGACATTGCTGAAGAGGTGAGGTCGGCAATGCCGGGTACTAGGACCTACCCTACCCTTACCCTACCCTTACCCTGATCAAAAGCTGTGGCCACAACCATGGACTTGAACGAACAGTCGACGTGTGTGCCTCCAGTAGCTCGAAATGCCGAGGAGTTCTGTCGAACATCGAGACTGCCATGTGCTGGCTCGGAGTTGCTTTGGGCGCCAATAATGTGCCAACATATCCTTCAGAGCTTCTGGCGGACCAGATTTTGTGCAAGACTTATGAGACGGAGTGTAGACCGATGCTGGCAGCCTTGCAGGAGTCCACGGGCGTGGGCGCGTTTCAGCAAGGACGCGTGAGAGAAGTAGAAGTAAGATTAGAGGACACACACGTGCCGCCAAGCAGCTTTGTTCCCGCTTGACAAAAGTCGTTGCGAGCTTCATCATCACTAGCTCCTGACAGCTTCTCCGCTCCGACATGATAGCCGGGGCCATGGCGCTACATATGGTCACGATGGCAGCGCAGTCTTCTGGGGAGCATATCGCCTCCCTGAACCACTACCATCACCACCGCAATCATGTCTGAGATCAAAGAATACACCATCAATGTCCCACAGGCGAAGATCGACCGCCTGATGCGGAGGCTGCAAGACACTGACTTCCCCTCTGAAATCGAAGATGCCGGCTGGGGTTATGGCTCGCCACTGTATGCAGGCACGACGACTGACAGATGATTCAGATAGCCCGCTAACGACTCGACAGACCCGACATCAAGCGCTTTGTCGAATACTGGAAGACGAAATTTGACTGGCGCGCCCACGAGAAGAAGATCAACGAACTGCCCAACTACGAGGTACAGGTAAACGTCGACAAGCACGGTCCCGTAGACATGCACTTCGTGCACCAAAAGTCTTCAAACCCCAACGCGATCCCGCTCCTCTTCGTGCACGGCTGGCCAGGATCGTTTCTGGAGGTTACGAAGATTCTTCCGCTCCTCAAGGGTGGAGATGGCAAGCCTGCCTTCCATGTCGTGGCACCCTCCCTACCCAACTACGGCTTCTCGGGCCCAGCTCTCAAGAAAGGGTTCAATGTAGCCCGCGCCGCTGAAGCCTGTCATAAGGTGATGCTCGCGCTTGGCTATGATCAGTATGTCACTCAAGGTGGCGATTGGGGCATGTTGATCACTCGCGCGTGTGCATATCTGTATCCTCAAAATGTGAAAGCATGCCACATCAACTGGCCGTGGGCCGCGAAGCCGGAAGAGTTTACAAACGGCACCAAGCCGGAGCCGGAGTACAGTGAGCGCGAGAAGAAGCAGATGGCAGCTGGTGACAACTGGTTTCCCTTTGGCATGGGTGACGGGCGTGGCTACATCGCGATCCAGTCTACTCGTCCGGCGACTCTGAACTTTGCTCTGAGGGACAGTCCAGTGGGGATGCTGGCTTGGACTTGGGACAAGTTGGTTGCGTGGACGGATGATTATCCCTGGACTGAGGATGAAGTCTGCCTCTGGGTCTCACTGTACATTTTCTCCCGTGCAGGACCCGATGCCGCCTCATACCTGTACTACGAGGCACTGCACGATCCTGTCGAAATCACGGTTCCAATCATCCAGGGATATATCGATACGCCACTCGGTATTGCGGATTTCCCCGTTGAGATTGCTAACAACCCTGTGAGCTGGAGACATACTATGGTGAGTTTTCCTGCCGATTGAGGGACGTTGACGTTTCTGACTTGGTGCGGCATCACAGGGTCCCATCGCCTTCCAGAAGATATACGAGAAAGGCGGACACTTTGCAGGCTGGGAGCGTCCGACAGACATTGCAGAGGGTTTATGCGAAATGTTCGGCAAGGGCGGTGGAGCTCATGGCGTTGTTCCAGGCAAAGATGGTTACTAGAGCCTTCATTCCTCAGTATGTTCAGATTCGGCAGAAGCTACTCCCAAACCCCCACATCCCTACCCTTTCACTTCACCTCCCTTCACCTCCCCCTTCCCTTCTACCTCCCAAACCTCATCTTAGCATACATCCACAACATCCTAACCGACTGAAATCGCGGTAATTCCGTCATACAAATATCCGTTGAATAGTCCATGAAGTTATGGATAGGATCATTCCCAGGCTGGTTTGGGCACGTATCAGATTTCGCTGGACACCCACCAGTGGCATTCAACTGGCGTGGCGTGTCGGGAATGAAATCGCCGGGGCCGCTGCAGGAGTTGCCTTGGAAGGTGTGGAAGAGGTCGAGCCAGTGGCCGATTTCGTGCACGGCTGTGTAGCCTAGGTTGTAGTTGGCGGTTTACTGGGGTGGGTGTTAGAGGGGATGGTGAGAGGGACTGAGGATGAGGAGGGGGGTTTTACGTACGCCTCCTAGCATGCTACCAGCCAAGTTCGCGCAGCCATCGAGGATCTTTTGCTCGGCGGTGGGTGCTGATTCTGGGAAGTAGCTGCGATGCGGGTCAGTCGATGGATATGCTTCAAGCCTCTTCTTCTCGGGCGGACTTGCTGGTCATGACAGCGCCGTTCTTGCTGATGGTGAGGTACTGCCCGCTTGATCAGATGGTATAGCCGCTGCCGTTGCCCATGTCCGTGATCGTGTAAGTTGCTGCTGATCCACCTGCCTTCTTCAGATCCGTGCCGCTGATGGTGCTATTGTCGACTGCACTGCTGATGGAGAATTGTGCGCCGGACTGGTGGAGAACGAATCGCTGCGCCTTGTCATTGTAGGAAGTCGATGCCTTTATCGCTTTGAGATGGTCGCCACTGTTGGCAAGAGCGAATCCGTTCATCTCGAAAGTTAGGTAGCGACCTTCGGTTGGATTACCTCGCATCTTCTTGAAGCCCTGCTCGGTCTTGAGCGCATCAGACTCCTTCTGCAATCCATCTGGTGGTGGAGGTCTGGTCGTCTTGTACTTCTGCTCGCAAACGCTGTACCCATTCCAGTTCCCTTTGCTGTCAGTAGAAGGGTAGGAAGCATTGGGCATCGAGGGGATGCTGTAGTCTGGGTGTGCAAAGTCGAAGGCCTTCGTCAGGTCCGCCATGTTCTCTCGACGCCACGTGTTCATCGGCGCCGATGTAAACTTCTTGTTCTTGGCGGCGGCCCATTTTTCAAGGAACAAGATCTGCGAGCTATGGTCTGCATTCTCGACATAGACATTGCCTCGACGTGTCCATGGCGAGATGATGTAGAACGGCAGACGGAATCCTGGCCCGGTGCAGGTGTAGCCAGCAGCGCCGTAGGGACCCTGCACCCATTCGCCTTGTGTACCATTCGGGCTATGGTATGGAACGACGTGATCGCCCCAGCCACCCGTCTCGTCATACGAGATGATCAAAGCGGTGCTTTTGTAGGTAGGGGATCGAGTAACAGCATCAACAATCTTCTGCTACAGCCAGCCGCCATCTCTTGGCTGGTAAGGTTTGAAAGCCAGTCCCTTCTGCGCAAGAGCAGAGCTGTTCGCGGCTTTCTGGCGCAGTGCTTATCGTCGCCGTCGTTGGCCGCATCTGCAGAAGGTGCCTTCCTGACGCGTGGTCATAAGCACAATCTCTTTGGATGAAGTGAGGCCCGCATCGACCTTGCACGGCATCGAGGTATCCGTCGACAAGTCCAAGCATAAGGCGTTGACCACAGCAAGGGCTTTGATGGGTTCGATGAGATGTCGTCGGAGGTGAGGAGGAGAAGTCATCCACGGAGGCTGGGAAACGAGATGGCCTGGGACAGGCTGGGAGAAGCCGCGGCAGAAAGCCGGCATCCGGACGGAAACAATGCTCTTCGCTCTTGCTACGACCATCTTCATCACAACACTCCCCAGTTCAGGTCTTGGTCTGAGTCGAGCAGCATGGAATCCCTCATCTTGGACTGGAGGCAGGTCTGGACACACGCCAGGAGATAGCAATTCCCGGCTCCATCCTGAAGAGCACGTCTTCCGCAATGCCACGACGCGTGAGTACAACTGGCGCGTCACCTCGGCTCTTCGACGACCAGATGGTGTCTTGAAGCGCGTATATATGGTCAATGATGCCTTCCCTGGCCCAACGATTGAAGCGCGATCCGGACATCGGATCATAGTGCACGTTCACAACGCACTGGAGTCAGATGGCGTACAACAGAATGGATGGAGCAGCGGGCATCACTCAAGCTCCCATAGAGCCCGGTCACGATTTCACGTACGATTTCACTATTGGTGCTGACGAGCAGGGCACTTTCTGGTGGCATGCGCACGATGGTGCTCAGCGAGCTGATGGGCTGTACGGTGGCTTTGTTGTTCATGAGCCTTCCCGGCAGGACGTTGGTCAAGTCCTGGATGCCGAACATCTACTTCTACTTGGTGACTGGTAAGTCTGCGAGGTGATCTTCTTCCACAAAGCAAGACCAAGCTAAAGGAGGATTCAGGTACCACCGTTCGGCAGAAGACGCTCTGCATTATTCCATGCACCCTGGCGCGTTTGGCCTTGAAAGTGTTCCAGACTCCGTTCTCGTGAATGGCTTTGGTTCCTATGCATGCGCTGATGCAGTGCCTGCCCGCCCTGTAGACTGTATCGACAGCAAGCACATCGCGAGCAGTCTCAATCTGGATGTCTCCAAGCGCAACGTACTTCGCATTGTCAATGTCGGCGTTTATGCTGGCGTCAGTATGAGTCTAGTAGGGAGTCTGCTGACACCACTCAGAGTGGACGCAGGTCGTCCGATCTCGGCGGCTGCCTCGAAAAGTGTTGGTGTGCTGCATCCCGGCGAGCGCATGGATCTTCTGGTCCAACACCAGCAAGATGAGGCAGACCAGCTACGGAGTTTGATCGTCGCTTTGGACGACACCCGTTTAAGTACGAGAACATGGCTCTCACGCTGTGTCACAATTTCTTGGTGAAATGTTTTGGGAGTCCAGAACCAAATTCCAGGCATGAAAGTGCGGTATATGAGACCTTCGATATTCAAAACGTCGAACCTGCCCATAACCAAGCTAGCTCACTGCCTGCACAGGCCGACCACACAATTGTCCTGTACACCTTGACGCAAAAATTGGCCCACCTTGACAACGAACCGCGAGGATTCATCAACCACTCAACATGGGCAAGACCGTCACTGCCATTAGTCGACCTGCCCAGATCACAATGGGAGAAGACACTTTTCGTGTCACAAATCAAGTACAACTCCGCATCTCCACTCTGTGTTGACATCGTGCTGAACAATCTGGACGAGGACTGGCACCCGTTTCACTTGCACGGCCACGACTTCTGGGTACTGTCGACCTACTCTTCGAATCTCAACTGGGGGTCTTACAACCCATACGAAGACGCAACTCCGCCCGGCGGGCAGTATGTGCTTGCCAGTGCGGTGAAGAAGGACACCTTCGATGTACCACGCCGTGGCTATGCTGTGCATGGCTGGTAATCATCCCGGGACTTGGAAACATTCCATAGACGTGAAGGCCAAGCACAGGCAGGTTTGACGAAGTCACGAACACATGCAGGGTACCGAAGGCATGCGGCTCTGGTTCGTGGCTGTTGCCACTGAAGGCGTTCCAATTTGCCTATTCCACCACCCTGGTAGCTCAGGCCCCATCCTCCGAGGCATTTTGCCCACCGAGCTCAGTCGTGCTCCCTCTCTTCACAGTACCAGTTGTCAAACAACGTTAGCTGAAGATCTACATAAACATGGGCAAAACAGAGCTGCCCCAGCCTCCATTCCACCGGGACAGCTATGCTGAAAACAGCGAGTACACCAATATCATCCCCGCATCCCCGTCACGTGTGGGACTTCACAGCCAATGCACGATCTGTCCGAAAGGGGACCGTATGGATACCTCTGCCGCCACGACACAGAGCCCCACGGGGATGTCTCGGTCAACCTGCTCATCATGCACGATGAGGTCCTTGAATGCGTCCTCGATGGGGCCTGTGCCAATGTCCCTCCCTAGCAAAAACAATGTTGGTTGGACACTCAATGATCCATTCATAGTATATGATCGTAGGCTCCCGCGTGTTGCATCGCGAAAGCCTTTCCATTCCTTTCCTGTAGTCACCATTGAGCGTAAGATTGGATCTAAGCAGACACTTTCCTTTCGAAGCAAGCTTTCGCCGTGCAACATGGGTCCAATCGCAGAGCCTGAGATTCCATACACGGACGTTCTGCTCGTGGGAGCTGGTTTCGCCACATACACACTCTTGAACAAGCTGCGGAGGCAGGGCCTGTCAGTCAAGATCCTCGAGAGAGGCGCGTCTGCTGGAGGTATTTGGTACTGGGTAAGTGTAAGCTGAAGTACGGTGGGAGATGTGAGTGCTGCACTGCACTATCGACTCAATTCCCTACGTGAGACACTGCTAAAACCTTGCCCTTCCTTAGAACTGCTGCCCAGGTGCACGCGTTGACTCCGACACCCCAATCTACCAGCTTTTTGACAAGGAGCTATGGGAGGACTTCACATACAAGGAGCGATATACCCTGCATGGCCCGAGCTTCGACGATACTTTGAGCACGTCGACAAGAAGTGGAACGTCAGCGCGCACACAACCTTCCACAAGTGCGTGGAAACAGCAACTTTCGACACCAAGAAGAGCCAGTGGCTGATCGAATGTACCGATGAGTCGCAGTACTGGTGCAAGTGGTTTATCCCAAATCTCGGTTTCGCTTTGAAGAACTACTCGCCGCCCTTCCCGGATATCAACAATTTCAAGGGAGAGGTGTATCACACTGCCAAGTGGCCACAGCACGATGTCTACCTTAAAGAAGCGCGTCGCTGTGGTCGGTACCGGCGCCTCGGGCATTCAGACGATCCAGGAGCTCGGTCCAAAGACCGAGGAGCTTACGGTTTACCAGCGCACACCCAACATGTGCCTCCCAATGAACCAAAAGAAGCCCGACCCAGCGGAAGAagagaagaagaagcaggACGGTACCTACGAAAAGCTCATCAACGACACACGCAGCACATTCGCCGGGTTCACATACGACTTCATCGACAAGAAGACCTTCGACGACAGCCCTGAAGTCGCGAGAAATTCTACCACAAGCTCATGGTCGAAGAGGGCGGCTTCCGATACTGGCTGAACACATACAGCGACATGCTCTTCGACGACAAGGCCAACGACCAGGCGTACGATTCCTGGCGTCGACAGGTCCTGAAGCGCATGACGGATCCAGAAAAGCAGAAGATTCTCGCACCTGAGCGGAAGCCGCATCCGTGGGGCACGAAGCGGCCGTCGTTGGAGCAGCGGTATTATGAAGTTGTCAATGAGCCTCATGTTGAGATTACTGATGTGAATGCCAATCCCATTGAGGAAGTCAAGGCGGAGGGCATTGTGACGCCGAAGGGCCTCAGGGAGTTCGATATTCTTGTCCTAGCTACGGGCTTTGACTCAGTGACGGGCTCGCTCGCACAGCTCAATATCCAGGATACAGAAGGCAGAACCATCGGCGAGCATTGGAAGAATGGCACGAAGACATCGATGGGCATTGCAATCCCGGGATTCCCGAATATGGTAAGTCAACTCAACCGAGCGCGGCTTGGT includes these proteins:
- a CDS encoding Putative epoxide hydrolase, producing MSEIKEYTINVPQAKIDRLMRRLQDTDFPSEIEDAGWGYGSPLPDIKRFVEYWKTKFDWRAHEKKINELPNYEVQVNVDKHGPVDMHFVHQKSSNPNAIPLLFVHGWPGSFLEVTKILPLLKGGDGKPAFHVVAPSLPNYGFSGPALKKGFNVARAAEACHKVMLALGYDQYVTQGGDWGMLITRACAYLYPQNVKACHINWPWAAKPEEFTNGTKPEPEYSEREKKQMAAGDNWFPFGMGDGRGYIAIQSTRPATLNFALRDSPVGMLAWTWDKLVAWTDDYPWTEDEVCLWVSLYIFSRAGPDAASYLYYEALHDPVEITVPIIQGYIDTPLGIADFPVEIANNPVSWRHTMGPIAFQKIYEKGGHFAGWERPTDIAEGLCEMFGKGGGAHGVVPGKDGY
- a CDS encoding Cyclopentanone 1,2-monooxygenase is translated as MGPIAEPEIPYTDVLLVGAGFATYTLLNKLRRQGLSVKILERGASAGGIWYWNCCPGARVDSDTPIYQLFDKELWEDFTYKERYTLHGPSFDDTLSTSTRTTFDTKKSQWLIECTDESQYWCKWFIPNLGFALKNYSPPFPDINNFKGEKRVAVVGTGASGIQTIQELGPKTEELTVYQRTPNMCLPMNQKKPDPAEEEKKKQDGTYEKLINDTRSTFAGFTYDFIDKKTFDDSPEGGFRYWLNTYSDMLFDDKANDQAYDSWRRQVLKRMTDPEKQKILAPERKPHPWGTKRPSLEQRYYEVVNEPHVEITDVNANPIEEVKAEGIVTPKGLREFDILVLATGFDSVTGSLAQLNIQDTEGRTIGEHWKNGTKTSMGIAIPGFPNMFFCYGPQAPTAISNGPSCTQFQAEWIEEAMKRIQKDGITKFEAKQDAEDDWCKRMNEAWDATLFPMAKSWYSGGNIPGKNIEPLNWAGGMPEYVDSLHKSLENDYQGWHYAKA
- a CDS encoding Iron transport multicopper oxidase FET3, with amino-acid sequence MAYNRMDGAAGITQAPIEPGHDFTYDFTIGADEQGTFWWHAHDGAQRADGLYGGFVVHEPSRQDVGQVLDAEHLLLLGDWYHRSAEDALHYSMHPGAFGLESVPDSVLVNGFGSYACADAVPARPVDCIDSKHIASSLNLDVSKRNVLRIVNVGVYAGVSMSLVGSLLTPLRVDAGRPISAAASKSVGVLHPGERMDLLVQHQQDEADQLRSLIVALDDTRLKPNSRHESAVYETFDIQNVEPAHNQASSLPAQADHTIVLYTLTQKLAHLDNEPRGFINHSTWARPSLPLVDLPRSQWEKTLFVSQIKYNSASPLCVDIVLNNLDEDWHPFHLHGHDFWVLSTYSSNLNWGSYNPYEDATPPGGQYVLASAVKKDTFDVPRRGYAVHGW
- a CDS encoding Extracellular metalloprotease, coding for MTSNYFPESAPTAEQKILDGCANLAGSMLGGVRYTAVHEIGHWLDLFHTFQGNSCSGPGDFIPDTPRQLNATGGCPAKSDTCPNQPGNDPIHNFMDYSTDICMTELPRFQSVRMLWMYAKMRFGR